Below is a genomic region from Trichoderma asperellum chromosome 2, complete sequence.
CTATCGGTTATGCTTAGTCTGAACACCATATGGAGAAAATAACCCTAGATGACGCTGGATCTCGCTATGAATAACATACTGCTCCTCTACTCCATCCAAATTTCATTAAATACTGTCCATAATATATGGTCCCTCTTAAGTCCGTAATCTGGCTTCTAATCTTCTCATATAGCTGTGCATACATTCGACTATTCTTTGGCACAAAGGCCTCCTGCTTATCATCaaagactttataaaatgACATAACAAGAATGTATATGGATGATCCAAGCAAGTGTTTACTGTAGCTGATAATTGAGCTACCTGGGTAAAAATTCCATAATTTCAAAAATGATACCACAAATTTTGCCAGCCATGAGATTACTTTTCAAGATATAAGCTCCTGATTTCATCTTTAATTTCTCCACCACTAAGCAAAGAGGGCAGTACGCTTGCCTCCTCAGACCAAAACGCGATGACACAAGACCGGTCGTTTTGTGGAGTATTCAATGAACTATTACTCGCTAAACAGAAGCCTTACCACTTCTAACGGAATTGAATTCTTCCTAGGATCTTCCATTTCCTAGAGACGCAAATGTGTAAGATTTAAAGCAATGATTGCTGACAGTGAATTTCATGTAATGAACTTTCTCTCTAAGCTCTCGATGTTGCAAGTGGCTGGGGCATATAGTGATCATCACATACATTACACCTTCGTCTTTTTAACAACGTTGAACGGCTCCTCACCCTTCTGTATCCGAACCAAATTCTCCAACCAGATTTTATATGCCCGTGCCACCGTCTGCTGCGTAACAGAGCTGATATGCGGCGAGATGAAAACATTAGGCAGCCCCCATAGCTCACTATCCTGAGGCAAAGGCTCAGGATCAGTGACATCAAGAGCCGCAGCGAGAAGACCGCCATTGGCAGCGCCCTTCTTCAGAGACGCGATTAGCGCATCCTGGTCGACGACCTGACCACGGGCGACATTAACAAGAATAGCTGGGCTTTTAGCATTGATGAGCGaaagctcttcttcgccaatcAAGCGTTTCGTGGATGCCGTTagcggaagagagagaaccaAAATGTCCAAGtcttgagagagaaagctATGCAGCTCTTCCTTGGACTGTCCATGGAAATAAGCGCTTGGTATTGTGCCATCCGGAtcaccagcgccagcttcACACCAGTTTCGGTCCTTGCGGTCTTCCGAAGTAAGGCGTGGGCGAGAGTTGTAGACGATGACCTCCATACCAAACGCGTTTGCCAACTGAGCTACTTCATTTCATTGTATCAGCAAACACGATAAGCTACATCTTTCAAAGAAGAGGCTATTCTTTACCTTGTCGTCCAATAGACCCATAGCCAACAATGCCAATCTTCTTCCCATCCAGAGCAAAGGGAGGCGTAGCCAACACCGGGCTGCCCCAACTCTTCGCATTCTGCAACTCTCTAAACTTGAAAAGTCGGCGAGACAGTCCGAGAACAGACCCAAGAACCCATTCCGCGACAGCAATGCTAGGCCCACCAGTTGAAGTGGTGATTGTGATATTCGGGTCCTTGAAGGCCGGCTTATGAGCAACATGGTCTGTTCCGGCGACGTTGAAGTGAATGTAGCGAAGATTAGGAGCGTCAGCGGGGTCAGGGACGACGCCCATAGTCATCAATGCAGTGACTTCGCGCAGGATTTCTATACATTACAAGAGGCAAAGAGGAAATTAGATAAAGAGTCAATTCTCAAAACTAACATGAGGTTTGAATATTGTAGTCTTGAGACGAACCAGGTGGGATGTGCATATCCTGCTTGTAAAACGCCTCAGTCGGCTTCACGGCATGATGCAAATACGTGATTTTCCAGTCTGGAAACACTgtctgaagctgctgcaggaaGGGCTCCGGCTTAGGAAAAGGGAGAGTCAACAACAAGTGTTTCGCCATGGTCATTCAAACGAGTCCGGCAAGCTGCTAGTATCTACAGATTAAATAAAGTGTATATAAGTCTGCGTGTGATTATCCACGCAGTCTAAAAAGGAAATAGCCCAGCATGTTTATAGCTATACCCGTCTCTTCTCGAGCCAGTTGTATAAACCACCATACTGTTAATCAACTACCTAACCAAGGACTCTTGCAATTTGTAAGCAATTATGAATGGCTAGCGGCGTGACAGTCGTGGTGAGCTTCCTCCTCACGAATAATTCTAATCAGGCAAGAGTGTTGAGTAATCAGACGCCATCAATACCGAATACCAGAGCATAACTATTTGATAATAGGCATCGCAACTTATCCTCTGCACAGGAATGCCTCGGCGCCTCAGTTCGCTGAGCCACTCTAGCCGCGGGAATAACGGCCATTGCAAGAGTGATAGGACTCGTTCTAGTAAGCCCTAGTTTTGAATTTAGAATTTATCTGGAAGCTCTAGAAATCTAGATCTACTGAATGCCATGTCTCAGCTCTGGCTGTTCCTTTCCCATTGGCCAATTGCAAGTTCCGACGGCTAACTTCTGCCGAAGCAGTATCGATATGCATGCAAGATACAACGAGATGGTGACAGCAAAAATTGTTAATTAATAATCGTTCTTGAcctatagtatataaatactagcaaaaaaaaaaaaaagaattcgTCACAAAGGTTGCCTAGCAGATTGTTGGCCTGTGATAACCGTCATGTAGCTGAACTATGACGGAATAAGCCCATGCCATGTAAGTGGGATTGAACAACAGTAAACACTACCTAAACATCTTGTACCGTATTTTTGACGAGGCTCTGACAGCCGAGATACCGGTGATGGGGGGTTAATTATTTCCCAAATACCAGAAATAGCTGCCCACATGTAGCTTGCTCTCCACCATCTTGACGCCCCAATGGCAACAAACCGAAAAAGCAGCCGGTGGCTGACGGCAGAGTTAATCTGCCATTACGAAATACTCTAAATTGGATTGATTCAAGATCCGTTTTCCTTTCTGTCCATCTTCGGTGAAAAAATCGGCATCTTCTCGGATCGCCAATGAGACCAAAAGTTTGACCCAGGCCGGCCATCAGCCCTTCAGCTTATCATAATTTGAGGCCAGTGACACCGAGTCCACTTAACGCCGGGTATGCAAGAGATCTCTtctaagaaagaaaaagaaaggcggGGAGTCTAATGTAACGTGAAGacatatttttattttttaattcatTACGTCCTAAAACTCCGATGCTCGCTTAACCTGGGAGCCCAAGTACCAAGCACCTGGTATCTTATGTTTCTAAAGGCAGAAAAATCTTGACATCATAACCACAGAGCAGCTTTCCTTTAtccttttatactttttggTCTTTTACTGCGCTATCGCGAGCATGTGAGTTCtactcatcatcatcgatttTCTGCAGCTTGCCCATGTCCCTCTTTGCGCCAGCCTCTCCGATGAGCTTGATACGGTCGATGCGCACAGCATCCGCTTCACCATCCCCTTGCTGAACAAAAATGGTGAGGGTGTTTGTCTTCTGAAACTTGACGAATCGCAGGCTGATGTTTGCCGTGGATTCGGCGTTCCAATGCTCGGGCTCTAATGTGATGGACTGTGTGGGCTCAGcatcctctgcctctccaaAATCCATGTTGGATGTGCGGTTGATGAACAAATTGAGGACGACAGGTCGTGACACATCGTTACTGCCTTCGGGAAGAACAGAAGTGATCTATTCTCGCGGTCAGCCAAGACAATTGTCCAATTGGTTGTTTGTAAGAGAGGTACTGACCTGTAATGTATGGAGCTTGATTGTGGATTGAAAGGGGATAAAGAGCAGGAGCTGGTCGTCAGATCCGCTCTGGACCCAGTCTGTAGAGGTAGATTTGCCTAAGCCCAGGGCACTCGGCTTTGAGTTCTCGAAGAGGACCTTGACAGGGCCAGCATTGTCATCTGCGTTGAGCAGCTCACAGCCTCTGAGTTCTACCTGGTCCGTAACATCGCTGTAGCCTCTAGGGATCTCAGCACCCTTCCAAACGCCGCCGCTCTCTGAGCCACCTGCGGCCTCTGCCAGCGACTCCAGCTCTGAGATTAGCTTTCCTACAACAGTCCTCAGTTCAACCGGGTTTGCGCCTTGCACCGTGTGAATGACCTTGCCCTTGCGGAACAAGATAAACGTGGGCAGCACCGTGACGGCATATTCCTGGACGAGGTCTTGGGTTGTATCATTGTCGACCTTGGCAAAAGTAAGAGGGCCGGGCCGCGAGATTCGCTCAGCCAGACCTGCGTACACGGGTGCGATTTGCTGGCATGATTCGTTCGAGTCGGAGTAGACTAAGAGAGAGGCAGAGTCAGTGCATATGCCTCTACAGCATCCTCAGCAAGGCAGAGAGGATGGGATTCCATCCAGCGTCGGCCAAGACATGGCGGGGAGTGTCTCATGGTGGGGGAGGCTCACACTCGACGATGAGAATGGGAGAGGTTTTCAGCAGCTCGTCAAGCTGTGTCTTGGAGGTTATTTGCACCACAGCGTCCGCCATCGTTGCGTCTGTTGCCAATCGAGACAGTTGTGATGTATGAAGGCGAAAGTTGGATCTGAAGAAGCGAAGCACAAAGCCGGAGTCTGCGAGGATTGTGTAATGGTTGGAAGCCTGCGCTGTGGCTGGTGCTAGTGCTGGTAAGTTCAATGGTGGAGAGCTTAGGGGACCTGGTTCCCTGGGTGCGGGGCTAGGCCTATCTGGGCAGCATTGGATCTAGCCAAATGCCGAATTCAAGGACCAGCGAAGATTCGGGAATCAATAACTGGGGCGTCATGAATGGCATTGAACAGCGTTTGTGTTATACAAGGTATAAGCAGGGCGGTAGTGGTAGGTGGTAGTGGCATTAAATGATTTCTATCTGTATGCTGTTGATCTAAGTATAGTACCTATATGAAAATATGCAAGGCATAGTATTTGTTTATCAATTCCAGAAAGTAATAGGAACCGGGAACAACTGGCAGCCACTATGGCTAATACTAGTAGGTAAGGTAGGTACCTGCCTTACACCACGCACCACTATTATGGCAATGCGTGAGTAAGTCTACAAACATAGTAGTAGTGCCTTACTTAGCACCACACCACACTCTAGAGGCGTTCTATCTgttacctactactactacctctacttaGTAGCCAAGTCCATAGGACCGATTCCCTTCTCTTACGCAGACTAATCAAAAAGCCATATTATCAGGCTATTTCCCCCAGTATCGCCTTGTAGACGCAGGATGGAAGCAAGGTTAAATGAACTGCAGTGGATAGCAGCTATTGGCAATATGGATAATACAGCCAATAGCCTAATAGCAGCCAGACGGCTCTCTAATGCTCTCTTATGCTCTCTTATACATCCATGCCGCCGCACACCGTTGCGCTCTTCACCTCTCCTCGGTCGACCGTGATTGCTGACCGCGGCCACGGCTGAGCTCTTCCAGCAACATGGCGTACCCTACAGAGCTGTATGACAGcgatttaaatatagctcACCCCGCCTTGCTCAAGAGTCAGCAGCAGTTCATCAAGTCCACGTACTCCTTGTTGCCAGGCCTCTCTCTTGGCCGCCACCTGTTCACACTGCCACTGCTCTGCACGGTCATTCTGCTCCAACTGGCCATCTCTGCCGTCATAAAACATGGCCTTTTTCGAAGGTAAACAAATCCAGCCCAAGGCGATTCACCTGCTCTATTCTTGCTTTTCCCATGAAAGTCGCCAAATCCGAGTCTCGGCCCTTATGCGCAGCAAATCCAGCATTGAGAACGGCAAAGGCTGACTGCTGCCACCAGCTCCAACATTGAACCTCGAATCGCACTTCTCGAAAGGGAGAGACCGATGGCGAAAACGAAGCCAACTTCGCTTGATGGTCGGAGCCAAAAGCTGTCCAAGCCGGCATGGAAGCCCAAAGAGCAGCCAGGCCCGAGTCTGAGACCGGCGTCTCCCCCAAAGCAAAATCCGTGGCGCCAACGCCAAGCTTCAGTAGCATCTGACCAGGAAAAGCCTGCGAAGCCTCTAGAATTGAAGGTTGAGGAGTTCCCAGTGCTGAGTACTCCCGAGAAGGATGGGAAGGAGGAAAGGCAGGAAAAGGCTGCCGACACTACTTCTAGCGAAAAGCCAAATTTGCCTGAATCGTGCGACGCATCATCCAAAGCAAGTTCTTCAACAAATGAGACGCAGTCTGAAGACACTAGATCTGGTGTTTCTCGACTGAGCACGCCGACGAGGTTAATcctggaagaagctgcagatCAAGCGGCCAAGATGTAAGCATTCGCGTTGGTGTCTTGATACTCATGAGTATTTGAAAAGGCTATTTTGGCTTATCAAACTGAAATCTAGCCTTTGGAGGCATCCCTTTGGGTCAAACGTCTATTTATATGCAGAGGGAAGCATGTTTCAGCTACATCGAGACATTCTTACGCGGCACTCAGGATGGTTTCGAGAAAAGCTTCCTCCGCTAAACGAGGTAATTG
It encodes:
- a CDS encoding uncharacterized protein (EggNog:ENOG41) encodes the protein MTMAKHLLLTLPFPKPEPFLQQLQTVFPDWKITYLHHAVKPTEAFYKQDMHIPPEILREVTALMTMGVVPDPADAPNLRYIHFNVAGTDHVAHKPAFKDPNITITTSTGGPSIAVAEWVLGSVLGLSRRLFKFRELQNAKSWGSPVLATPPFALDGKKIGIVGYGSIGRQAQLANAFGMEVIVYNSRPRLTSEDRKDRNWCEAGAGDPDGTIPSAYFHGQSKEELHSFLSQDLDILVLSLPLTASTKRLIGEEELSLINAKSPAILVNVARGQVVDQDALIASLKKGAANGGLLAAALDVTDPEPLPQDSELWGLPNVFISPHISSVTQQTVARAYKIWLENLVRIQKGEEPFNVVKKTKV